From the genome of Bosea sp. Tri-49, one region includes:
- a CDS encoding MOSC domain-containing protein, giving the protein MTGKVAELWRYPVSSMAGERLEQTHVDTGGVAGDRIWGLLDATTGRIASPGREKHFIGVPRAYAKASGIGVALSLDGERWAGPDDAELLANLSQAFGFMPVLKPFDTFGSGGFRPRYEHAPIHIVTSAALRSLERELPGSVIDTRRFRPNILVDWPDGLETIPEHGWIGREIRIGDVVLKAREPCGRCGFITIAQEGLPQDVEILRTVVKHHERNFGIYCDVVTPGEIATGVTVTVR; this is encoded by the coding sequence GTGACGGGAAAGGTCGCCGAACTCTGGCGCTACCCGGTCAGCTCGATGGCCGGCGAGCGGCTGGAGCAGACTCACGTCGATACTGGGGGAGTCGCCGGCGACAGGATCTGGGGATTGCTCGATGCCACGACCGGCCGCATCGCCTCGCCCGGCCGCGAGAAACACTTCATCGGCGTGCCGCGTGCCTATGCCAAAGCCTCGGGGATTGGTGTCGCCCTTTCGCTCGATGGCGAGCGCTGGGCAGGGCCTGATGACGCCGAGCTGCTGGCGAATCTGTCGCAGGCTTTCGGCTTCATGCCGGTGCTGAAGCCGTTCGACACCTTTGGCTCGGGCGGGTTCAGGCCGCGCTACGAGCATGCGCCGATCCATATCGTCACCAGCGCGGCGCTGCGCAGCCTCGAACGCGAGCTGCCCGGCAGCGTCATCGATACCCGCCGCTTCCGGCCGAACATTCTGGTCGACTGGCCTGACGGGCTCGAGACCATACCCGAGCATGGCTGGATCGGGCGCGAGATCAGGATCGGGGACGTCGTGCTGAAGGCGCGCGAGCCCTGTGGGCGCTGCGGCTTCATCACGATCGCGCAGGAAGGCCTGCCTCAGGACGTCGAGATCCTGCGGACAGTGGTCAAGCACCACGAGCGCAATTTCGGGATCTATTGCGACGTGGTGACGCCCGGCGAGATCGCGACCGGCGTCACCGTCACCGTTCGCTGA
- a CDS encoding ABC transporter permease → MSGVPFTSTAEPALPPAPGFWNSPGLRRFRRHRLAVFGAATIVFLTLACIVGPWLLPYTDTFIDIRNRFAPPLAGPHVLGTDPLGRDILARLLMAGRISLAVGFSAMAIAMAIGIVVGMVAGFYEGALGAALMRFVDAMLCFPSIFLLLAISALIAPSVPSIILLIAMTSWMEVARVVEAQIRSLKTREFAQAAVSFGASNRRIMIRELLPNAIAPIVVAATLNVAHAILAESYISFLGFGIQPPTPSWGNMLESAQSYLTSAPWLAIIPGAAITLAVTSFNFIGDGLRDALDPRMEGQ, encoded by the coding sequence ATGAGCGGCGTGCCCTTCACCAGCACCGCCGAGCCGGCGCTGCCGCCGGCCCCCGGCTTCTGGAACAGCCCGGGCCTGCGCCGCTTCCGGCGCCACAGGCTCGCCGTCTTCGGCGCGGCGACGATCGTCTTCCTGACGCTCGCCTGCATCGTCGGCCCCTGGCTCCTGCCTTATACCGACACCTTCATCGACATCCGCAACCGTTTCGCACCGCCCCTCGCCGGCCCGCATGTGCTCGGCACCGACCCGCTCGGGCGCGACATCCTCGCGCGCCTCCTGATGGCCGGGCGGATCTCGCTGGCGGTCGGCTTCTCGGCCATGGCGATCGCGATGGCGATCGGCATCGTGGTCGGCATGGTCGCGGGCTTCTACGAGGGCGCGCTGGGCGCTGCGCTGATGCGCTTCGTCGACGCGATGCTGTGCTTCCCCTCGATCTTCCTGCTGCTGGCGATCTCGGCGCTGATCGCCCCCTCGGTGCCGTCGATCATCCTGCTGATCGCGATGACCTCCTGGATGGAGGTGGCCCGCGTGGTCGAGGCGCAGATCCGCTCGCTGAAGACGCGCGAATTCGCGCAAGCCGCCGTCTCCTTCGGCGCGAGCAACCGGCGCATCATGATCCGCGAGCTGCTGCCGAACGCGATCGCGCCGATCGTCGTCGCGGCGACGCTCAACGTCGCCCACGCGATCCTGGCGGAGAGCTATATCTCCTTCCTCGGCTTCGGCATCCAGCCGCCGACGCCGAGCTGGGGCAACATGCTGGAAAGCGCCCAGAGCTATCTCACCAGCGCGCCCTGGCTCGCGATCATCCCCGGCGCCGCGATCACGCTCGCGGTCACCAGCTTCAACTTCATCGGCGATGGCCTGCGCGATGCGCTCGACCCGCGGATGGAGGGCCAGTGA
- a CDS encoding ABC transporter permease: protein MIAFLLRRLGQSLLLLLIVSVIGFAILHLAPGGPMSQFAAGGDMTQADLDRIAEQLGLNRPLPVQYIEWLWRMLRGDWGVSYRDQQPVLHIIASHIGATLELMLTSTLLAMVIGAWVGILGAIRRYSLFDSLATVGAMIALSIPTFWFGLVVIYVFSVGLGWLPSGNRYTMGDGSFLNQVHHLIGPCIVLALVSTAVWSRYMRSSMLEVVNQDYIRTARAKGVPERQILLRHALRNALLPMITITGLHVPTLLSGALVTETVFTWPGMGRLFLDSISYRDYPVVMGILMFTAVLVLMGSLLADLLYGVADPRISRSGR from the coding sequence ATGATCGCCTTCCTCCTGCGCCGCCTCGGGCAGTCGCTGCTGCTGCTGCTGATCGTCTCGGTGATCGGTTTCGCCATCCTGCATCTGGCACCGGGCGGGCCGATGTCGCAGTTCGCGGCCGGCGGCGACATGACCCAGGCCGATCTCGACCGCATCGCCGAACAGCTCGGCCTCAACCGCCCGCTGCCGGTGCAATACATTGAATGGCTCTGGCGCATGCTGCGCGGCGACTGGGGCGTGTCCTATCGCGACCAGCAGCCGGTGCTGCACATCATCGCCTCTCATATCGGCGCGACGCTGGAGCTGATGCTGACCTCGACGCTGCTCGCCATGGTGATCGGCGCCTGGGTCGGCATCCTCGGCGCGATCCGGCGCTATTCGCTGTTCGACTCGCTCGCCACTGTCGGCGCCATGATCGCGCTCTCGATTCCGACCTTCTGGTTCGGTCTCGTCGTGATCTATGTCTTCTCGGTCGGGCTCGGCTGGCTGCCCTCGGGCAATCGCTACACCATGGGCGACGGCTCGTTCCTCAACCAGGTGCATCACCTGATCGGGCCCTGCATCGTCTTGGCGCTGGTCTCGACAGCGGTCTGGAGCCGCTACATGCGCTCCTCCATGCTCGAGGTGGTCAATCAGGATTACATCCGCACCGCCCGTGCCAAGGGCGTGCCGGAGCGGCAAATCCTGCTGCGCCATGCCTTGCGCAATGCGCTACTGCCGATGATCACCATCACCGGCCTGCATGTGCCGACGCTGCTGTCGGGTGCACTGGTGACCGAGACGGTCTTCACCTGGCCCGGCATGGGCCGGCTCTTCCTCGATTCGATCAGCTATCGCGACTACCCCGTCGTCATGGGCATCCTGATGTTCACCGCCGTGCTCGTCCTGATGGGGTCCCTGCTCGCCGACCTGCTCTACGGCGTCGCCGACCCGCGTATATCGAGGAGCGGGCGATGA
- a CDS encoding peptide ABC transporter substrate-binding protein has product MNKPSTKASGLALPALHRREVLALGAGGILAASGLGSRAQGKAPPPPPAKPSGQVVVGLSQEPTAFNPLMPGIEVDETVWMQIFNTMWLAQPDGSLVPDLAAEVPSEANGGISEGGLAWKVKLREGITWHDGTPFTAEDVKYTLELINAPGFKARTRVGHSLVKDIKVTGPLEISWRMEKAYAPYLALLSNTFIVPKHLLEKAADPNTAPFNGAPVGTGPFKWGTRTPGDNIQLVANEKYHGKGPYLEKAVLKYVPDQTALYAQFRTGQVDLIIGTGIPANFYAEAVKLPGRKVVKIPSASLEVLMPNLEHPALSDKAVRKALYASINKQAIIDIVFYGLHIPTESFMPQESWAYDPNLPKQVYDPALAGKILDDAGWKRSGSGVRMKNGVPLEFAVSTTTGAALREQCQQLMQQDWQQIGIKMAINNMPAAVIWGEFYTRSKFQSLLVGTAFRTVIDPDPAHRFGSDAIPAKSGNGANQMQWQNAEADALMKQGQETFDTAKRKEIYQKLQVLVREELPILPIYQYAPVEGYKEGLIGYQPNINARQNTWNMGQWYWAK; this is encoded by the coding sequence ATGAACAAGCCGTCCACGAAGGCGTCCGGCCTCGCTTTGCCTGCCCTGCATCGCCGCGAGGTCCTGGCGCTGGGCGCCGGCGGCATCCTCGCCGCGTCCGGTCTCGGCTCTCGCGCCCAGGGCAAGGCGCCTCCGCCCCCGCCCGCGAAGCCGAGTGGCCAGGTTGTGGTCGGCCTGTCGCAGGAGCCGACCGCCTTCAACCCGCTGATGCCCGGCATCGAGGTCGACGAGACCGTCTGGATGCAGATCTTCAACACGATGTGGCTGGCCCAGCCCGACGGCTCGCTGGTCCCCGACCTCGCGGCCGAGGTGCCGAGCGAGGCCAATGGCGGCATCTCGGAAGGCGGCCTCGCCTGGAAGGTCAAGCTGCGCGAGGGCATCACCTGGCATGACGGGACGCCGTTCACCGCCGAGGACGTCAAGTACACGCTCGAGCTGATCAATGCGCCGGGCTTCAAGGCGCGCACCCGCGTCGGCCATTCGCTGGTCAAGGACATCAAGGTCACTGGCCCGCTCGAGATCTCCTGGCGCATGGAGAAGGCCTATGCGCCCTATCTCGCGCTGCTTTCCAACACCTTCATCGTGCCCAAGCATCTGCTGGAGAAGGCGGCCGATCCGAACACGGCCCCGTTCAACGGTGCGCCGGTCGGCACCGGCCCGTTCAAATGGGGCACGCGCACACCGGGCGACAACATCCAGCTCGTCGCCAACGAGAAATACCACGGCAAGGGGCCTTATCTGGAAAAGGCGGTGCTGAAATACGTGCCGGACCAGACCGCGCTCTACGCCCAGTTCCGCACCGGCCAGGTCGACCTGATCATCGGCACCGGCATCCCGGCCAATTTCTATGCCGAGGCGGTCAAGCTGCCCGGCCGCAAGGTGGTGAAGATCCCGAGCGCCTCGCTCGAGGTGCTGATGCCGAATCTCGAGCACCCTGCCCTGTCGGACAAGGCGGTGCGCAAGGCGCTCTATGCCTCGATCAACAAGCAGGCGATCATCGACATCGTCTTCTACGGCCTGCACATCCCGACCGAATCCTTCATGCCGCAAGAATCTTGGGCCTATGACCCGAACCTGCCGAAGCAGGTCTACGATCCCGCGCTCGCCGGCAAGATCCTCGACGATGCCGGCTGGAAGCGCTCCGGCTCGGGCGTGCGCATGAAGAACGGCGTGCCGCTGGAGTTCGCGGTCTCGACCACGACGGGCGCGGCGCTACGCGAGCAGTGCCAGCAATTGATGCAGCAGGACTGGCAGCAGATCGGCATCAAGATGGCGATCAACAACATGCCCGCCGCGGTGATCTGGGGCGAGTTCTACACCCGCTCCAAGTTCCAGTCCCTGCTGGTCGGTACTGCCTTCCGCACGGTGATCGACCCGGATCCGGCGCATCGCTTCGGCTCGGACGCGATCCCGGCCAAGAGCGGCAACGGCGCCAACCAGATGCAGTGGCAGAACGCCGAGGCCGATGCGCTAATGAAGCAGGGCCAGGAGACCTTCGACACGGCGAAGCGCAAGGAAATCTACCAGAAACTGCAGGTGCTGGTGCGCGAGGAACTGCCGATCCTGCCGATCTACCAGTATGCGCCGGTCGAGGGCTACAAGGAGGGGCTGATCGGCTACCAGCCCAACATCAACGCCAGGCAGAACACCTGGAACATGGGCCAGTGGTACTGGGCCAAGTGA
- a CDS encoding NAD(P)/FAD-dependent oxidoreductase, translated as MSPPVNRVHSDEALPAAADVVVIGGGIAGVTAAYHLAKKGHSVALVEKGYLAGEQSSRNWGWCRQQNRDLRELPLAMRAVEMWNGLSEEVGADVGFRRSGLTYLTTRQSDLDAWEGWGEKARQYQMQTRMLSAEEAKAMAPHAKGEWVGGVHSPTDGRAEPAMAVPAIAEAARRLGVTIHQDCAARGLETAAGRVSGVVTEKGTIRTSTVLLSGGVWTAMFARHHGIRMPLAGIKSTSFFTGPAPEITMGGISTPDLTIRRRVDGGFTVGISGRGLLELSPHGMLNAQPFWRTFKKRHKLLTIRAGKSFFFGPEALMRWSNDTISPFEKMRTYDPPPQEELITFAKKRLGEIFPQLATVEIKHKYGGLIDFTPDWVPVISAVDKLPGLHVSAGFSGHGFGIGPAAGRLAADIVAGDAPIVDPTPYRYSRLVDGTDLGEPGLM; from the coding sequence ATGTCGCCACCGGTCAACCGCGTCCACAGCGACGAAGCCTTGCCCGCAGCAGCCGACGTCGTGGTCATCGGCGGCGGCATCGCCGGCGTCACCGCCGCCTATCATCTGGCGAAGAAGGGGCATTCGGTCGCGCTGGTCGAGAAGGGCTATCTCGCCGGCGAGCAGTCGAGCCGTAACTGGGGCTGGTGTCGCCAGCAGAACCGCGACCTGCGCGAGCTGCCGCTGGCGATGCGGGCGGTCGAGATGTGGAACGGGCTTTCGGAAGAGGTCGGTGCCGATGTCGGCTTCCGCCGCAGTGGTCTGACCTATCTGACGACGCGCCAGTCCGATCTGGATGCCTGGGAAGGCTGGGGCGAGAAGGCCCGGCAATACCAGATGCAGACGCGCATGCTGAGCGCCGAGGAAGCCAAGGCCATGGCGCCACATGCCAAGGGCGAGTGGGTCGGCGGCGTGCATTCACCCACCGACGGCCGGGCCGAGCCTGCCATGGCCGTTCCCGCGATCGCCGAGGCGGCCCGGCGTCTCGGTGTCACCATCCATCAGGATTGCGCGGCGCGTGGTCTCGAAACCGCCGCTGGGCGCGTCTCAGGCGTCGTCACCGAGAAGGGCACGATCCGCACCTCGACGGTGCTGCTCTCCGGTGGTGTCTGGACGGCGATGTTCGCCCGCCACCACGGCATCCGCATGCCGCTCGCGGGCATCAAGTCGACCTCGTTCTTCACCGGGCCGGCCCCTGAGATCACCATGGGCGGCATCTCGACCCCCGATCTCACTATTCGCCGCCGGGTCGATGGCGGCTTCACCGTCGGCATCAGCGGGCGCGGCCTGCTCGAGCTCTCGCCGCACGGCATGCTCAACGCCCAGCCGTTCTGGCGCACCTTCAAGAAGCGCCACAAGCTGCTGACGATCCGGGCCGGCAAGTCCTTCTTCTTCGGGCCGGAAGCGCTGATGCGCTGGAGCAACGATACGATCTCGCCGTTCGAGAAAATGCGGACCTATGACCCGCCGCCACAGGAGGAGCTGATCACCTTCGCCAAGAAGCGGCTCGGCGAGATCTTTCCGCAGCTCGCCACTGTCGAGATCAAGCACAAATATGGTGGTTTGATCGATTTCACGCCCGACTGGGTGCCAGTCATCTCCGCTGTCGACAAGCTGCCGGGCCTACATGTCTCTGCCGGCTTCAGCGGCCATGGCTTCGGCATCGGCCCGGCGGCGGGGCGGCTCGCAGCCGATATCGTCGCCGGCGATGCCCCGATCGTCGACCCTACCCCCTATCGCTACAGCCGCCTCGTCGACGGGACCGACCTCGGCGAGCCCGGTCTGATGTGA
- a CDS encoding NAD(P)/FAD-dependent oxidoreductase, giving the protein MPLTIERIASSEALPAAADVVVIGGGIVGAAAAYYLARRGRSVALVEKGVVGGEQSSRNWGWCRKQNRDARELPLAIRAMELWERLSEELGCDSGFRRCGLVYASSDAAQLAQWERWRETARAFGVETRMLTGTETAAMTAASGRSWLGGLHSVTDGKAEPALAAPLMADGARRAGASVHQGCAARGLDITNGAVTGVVTEKGTIRTNAVVLAGGAWASAFCRRHGIAFPQASIRATSLRTEAAPEFLDAFYTPEIALTRRLDGSYTIAISGKGTLEITPQGLRYARDFLPMFIKRLKAVELGIGSSFFKGPEAFGSWKLDEVTPFETIRVLDPAPSRRALATLLERAHAMFPALKTVAVRESWGAYIDSTPDAVPVISPVAGLSGFVLAAGFSGHGFGLGPAAGHLAADLATGDTPIVDPRPFRHARLVDGSRGAIGEF; this is encoded by the coding sequence ATGCCACTGACCATCGAACGCATCGCCAGCAGCGAGGCGCTGCCCGCCGCCGCGGATGTCGTCGTCATCGGCGGCGGCATCGTCGGCGCGGCGGCGGCCTATTATCTGGCACGGCGCGGCCGCTCGGTGGCTCTGGTCGAGAAGGGCGTCGTCGGCGGCGAGCAGTCGAGCCGCAACTGGGGCTGGTGCCGCAAGCAGAACCGCGACGCCCGCGAATTGCCGCTCGCGATCCGCGCCATGGAGCTCTGGGAGAGACTGAGCGAGGAGCTCGGCTGCGACAGCGGTTTTCGCCGCTGCGGCCTGGTTTACGCCAGCAGCGATGCCGCACAATTGGCGCAATGGGAGCGCTGGCGCGAGACCGCCAGGGCCTTCGGCGTCGAGACCAGGATGCTGACCGGAACAGAGACCGCAGCGATGACTGCCGCCAGTGGTCGGAGCTGGCTCGGCGGGCTGCATTCCGTCACCGACGGCAAGGCCGAGCCGGCGCTCGCAGCGCCGCTGATGGCCGACGGCGCCCGCCGCGCCGGCGCCAGCGTCCATCAGGGCTGCGCGGCACGCGGGCTCGACATCACCAACGGCGCCGTCACCGGCGTCGTCACCGAGAAGGGTACGATCCGCACCAATGCGGTGGTGCTCGCAGGCGGCGCCTGGGCCTCGGCCTTCTGCCGCCGCCACGGCATCGCCTTCCCGCAGGCAAGCATCCGCGCGACCAGCCTGCGCACTGAAGCAGCGCCGGAGTTCCTCGACGCCTTCTACACCCCCGAGATCGCGCTGACTCGCCGCCTCGACGGAAGCTACACAATCGCGATCAGCGGCAAGGGCACGCTCGAGATCACGCCGCAGGGCCTGCGCTACGCGCGCGACTTCCTGCCGATGTTCATCAAGCGGCTGAAGGCGGTCGAACTCGGCATCGGCTCCTCCTTCTTCAAGGGGCCGGAAGCGTTCGGCAGCTGGAAGCTCGACGAGGTCACGCCGTTCGAGACGATCCGCGTGCTCGATCCGGCGCCGAGCCGGCGTGCGCTTGCGACCCTGCTCGAGCGCGCCCATGCCATGTTCCCGGCCTTGAAGACCGTCGCCGTGCGCGAAAGCTGGGGCGCCTATATCGATTCCACACCCGATGCGGTCCCGGTCATCTCGCCGGTCGCCGGCCTCTCCGGCTTCGTGCTGGCAGCCGGCTTCAGCGGCCACGGCTTCGGCCTCGGCCCCGCCGCCGGCCATCTCGCCGCCGATCTCGCCACCGGCGACACGCCGATCGTCGATCCGCGCCCGTTCAGGCATGCCCGCCTCGTCGACGGCTCCCGCGGCGCGATCGGCGAGTTCTGA
- the argE gene encoding acetylornithine deacetylase: MTVETVLADLVGFPSVCRTPNGAIIEHVRAYLAGHGVDSVIMPGPEGDRANLFATIGPRVEGGVILSAHLDVVPAAPEGWVGDPFKLRRDGERLIGRGAVDMKGFVACMLASVPALVGKKLARPVHIALSYDEEVGCVGVRHLIARLPELCPPVLGCIVGEPSGLRPVLAHKGKIAQRVTVDGKAGHSSRTDLGDNAIHYAASLIAAIHEEALRHAVQGPFAEAFAPPYSTIQVGVIRGGTGINIVPAQCVFEVEARAIAGQEPADLLGFLPGVAERIAREAAATGHKVAFSFETMSDYPPLALDEADPLVAFTEAASGQARQAAVSYGTEAGRFQRAGIAAIVCGPGDVDRAHKPEEYITDAELTGAMAMIAGVADRLS, translated from the coding sequence ATGACCGTCGAAACCGTTCTCGCCGATCTCGTCGGCTTTCCCTCCGTCTGTCGCACCCCGAACGGGGCGATTATCGAGCATGTCCGCGCCTATCTTGCCGGCCACGGCGTCGACAGCGTGATCATGCCGGGGCCGGAGGGCGACCGCGCCAACCTGTTCGCGACGATTGGGCCGAGAGTCGAAGGCGGCGTCATACTCTCGGCCCATCTCGATGTGGTTCCGGCGGCGCCGGAAGGCTGGGTCGGCGATCCCTTCAAGCTGCGCCGCGACGGCGAACGCCTGATCGGGCGCGGCGCAGTCGACATGAAGGGCTTCGTCGCCTGCATGCTGGCGAGCGTTCCCGCCCTCGTCGGCAAGAAGCTGGCGCGGCCGGTGCACATCGCGCTGTCCTATGACGAGGAGGTCGGCTGCGTCGGCGTGCGCCATCTGATCGCGCGACTGCCGGAGCTATGTCCGCCCGTGCTCGGCTGCATCGTCGGTGAGCCGAGTGGCTTGCGGCCGGTTTTGGCCCATAAGGGCAAGATCGCCCAGCGCGTTACGGTCGATGGCAAGGCAGGGCATTCATCGCGCACCGATCTTGGCGACAACGCGATTCACTACGCCGCCAGCTTGATCGCCGCGATCCATGAGGAGGCGCTGCGCCATGCCGTGCAAGGGCCTTTCGCCGAAGCTTTTGCACCGCCTTATTCGACGATCCAGGTCGGCGTGATCAGGGGCGGCACCGGGATCAACATCGTGCCGGCGCAATGCGTGTTCGAGGTCGAGGCCCGCGCCATCGCCGGCCAGGAGCCTGCCGATCTGCTCGGCTTCCTGCCCGGTGTCGCCGAGCGGATCGCGCGCGAGGCTGCCGCGACCGGGCACAAGGTCGCGTTCAGCTTCGAGACCATGAGCGACTACCCGCCGCTCGCACTCGACGAGGCCGATCCACTGGTCGCCTTCACCGAGGCGGCTTCGGGCCAGGCGCGCCAGGCTGCCGTGAGCTACGGCACTGAGGCCGGCCGGTTCCAGCGCGCCGGCATCGCCGCGATCGTCTGCGGGCCAGGCGATGTCGACCGCGCCCACAAGCCGGAAGAGTACATCACCGATGCCGAGCTCACTGGAGCGATGGCGATGATCGCTGGTGTCGCCGACCGGCTCAGCTGA
- a CDS encoding haloacid dehalogenase type II, whose translation MSSFRPKFITFDCYGTLIYFEMAPAARRAYAGRLSPEQMDAFCDAFSSYRLDEVLGPWKPYQDVVSNAVERTCKLLGVAYDPADAQAIVDEIPSWGPHPDVTAGLAKVAKEIPLVVLSNSMTALIPHSVAKLGAPFHAAYTAQDAQAYKPRMRAFEYMFDMLGCGPQDVMHCSSSFRYDQMTAYDMKIARRVFVNRGHEPANPYYSTHEIKDIGGLPALVGL comes from the coding sequence ATGAGCAGCTTCCGGCCGAAATTCATCACCTTCGACTGCTACGGCACGCTGATCTATTTTGAGATGGCTCCGGCCGCCCGGCGCGCCTATGCCGGCCGTCTTTCGCCCGAGCAGATGGACGCATTCTGCGACGCCTTCTCGAGCTATCGTCTCGACGAGGTCCTCGGCCCGTGGAAGCCCTATCAGGATGTCGTCAGCAATGCGGTGGAGCGGACCTGCAAGCTGCTCGGCGTCGCCTATGATCCGGCCGATGCCCAGGCCATCGTCGACGAGATCCCGAGCTGGGGCCCGCATCCCGACGTAACGGCCGGTCTCGCCAAGGTCGCGAAGGAAATCCCGCTCGTCGTCCTCTCGAACTCGATGACCGCCCTGATCCCGCATTCGGTCGCCAAGCTCGGCGCGCCCTTCCACGCCGCCTATACCGCGCAGGATGCCCAGGCCTACAAGCCTCGCATGCGCGCCTTCGAGTACATGTTCGACATGCTCGGCTGCGGCCCGCAGGACGTGATGCACTGCTCGTCGAGCTTCCGCTACGACCAGATGACCGCCTACGACATGAAGATCGCTCGCCGCGTCTTCGTCAATCGCGGCCACGAGCCGGCGAACCCCTATTACAGCACGCACGAGATCAAGGACATTGGCGGCCTGCCGGCCCTGGTCGGGCTCTGA
- a CDS encoding aldehyde dehydrogenase family protein has product MPGDFDPATIHVTTGHFIAGEAIGGGETIPVARPSDLVDYAEIPIADAAMVDRAVGSAHAAVAASGWATRPPRERARILRRWAELIEANAEELGRIEAVGSTRPISQAVTGDVAATADGIRFFAEWADKLGGEVAATRSDNLGLIVSEPYGVVGAIAPWNVPLSTASWKLGPALAAGNAIVLKPSELTPFSAVRLAQLAIEAGMPAGIFNIVQGTGVTGDALARHPGIGKISFTGSTRTGAAIMKAAAESGIKPVTLELGGKSPQLVFADADLEKAATCIASSILANSGQGCVAGSRVIVQRPIAEALIDLLKVKLPRITPGHTWKAATDFGPIVSEVQARRIDRIVTASREQGGEVLLGGGLMAGYGGAYYQPTIIANVTADNAAVREEIFGPVLTIQTFADEDEGFALADHPEYGLAAGVYTRDLGRALRAVRRLQAGTVWVNRYSRTLDFILPTGGYKSSGIGKDLGRQAVEQNLRHKTVLIDIAN; this is encoded by the coding sequence ATGCCGGGTGATTTCGACCCGGCCACGATCCACGTCACGACCGGGCATTTCATCGCCGGCGAGGCGATCGGCGGCGGCGAGACGATACCGGTCGCTCGGCCATCCGACCTCGTCGACTATGCCGAGATCCCGATCGCCGACGCCGCCATGGTCGACCGGGCCGTCGGCAGCGCTCATGCAGCCGTCGCCGCCAGCGGCTGGGCGACGAGACCGCCTCGCGAGCGCGCCCGCATCTTGAGGCGCTGGGCCGAGCTCATCGAAGCCAATGCCGAAGAACTCGGCCGGATCGAAGCCGTCGGATCGACGCGGCCGATCTCCCAGGCCGTGACCGGCGACGTCGCAGCCACGGCCGACGGCATCCGCTTCTTCGCCGAATGGGCCGACAAACTCGGGGGCGAAGTCGCGGCGACGCGCAGCGACAATCTCGGCCTGATCGTCTCCGAGCCTTATGGCGTCGTCGGCGCGATCGCGCCCTGGAACGTGCCGCTCAGCACCGCGTCGTGGAAGCTCGGCCCAGCGCTCGCGGCGGGCAATGCGATCGTGCTGAAGCCGTCGGAACTGACGCCGTTTTCCGCCGTCAGGCTGGCGCAGCTCGCGATCGAGGCGGGCATGCCGGCCGGCATCTTCAATATCGTCCAGGGTACCGGCGTCACAGGCGATGCGCTGGCGCGCCATCCGGGTATCGGCAAAATCTCGTTCACCGGATCGACGCGGACCGGCGCTGCGATCATGAAGGCGGCGGCTGAGAGCGGCATCAAGCCGGTGACGCTCGAGCTCGGCGGCAAGAGCCCGCAGCTCGTCTTCGCCGATGCCGATCTTGAGAAAGCGGCGACCTGCATCGCCAGCTCGATCCTGGCCAATTCCGGACAGGGCTGCGTCGCCGGCTCGCGGGTGATCGTGCAGCGCCCGATCGCCGAGGCCCTGATCGACCTGTTGAAGGTCAAGCTCCCCCGGATCACGCCGGGGCACACCTGGAAGGCTGCGACCGATTTCGGCCCGATCGTGTCCGAGGTGCAGGCTCGCCGCATCGACCGCATCGTTACCGCCAGCCGGGAGCAAGGCGGCGAGGTGCTGCTCGGCGGCGGCCTGATGGCCGGCTATGGCGGCGCCTATTACCAGCCGACGATCATCGCCAACGTGACCGCCGACAATGCCGCTGTGCGCGAGGAGATCTTCGGACCGGTTCTCACCATCCAGACCTTCGCCGATGAGGACGAGGGCTTCGCCCTCGCCGACCATCCCGAATACGGCCTCGCCGCCGGCGTCTACACCCGCGATCTCGGCCGGGCCTTGCGTGCCGTGCGCCGGTTGCAGGCCGGCACCGTCTGGGTCAACCGCTACAGCCGCACGCTCGACTTCATCCTGCCGACCGGCGGCTACAAGAGCTCCGGTATCGGCAAGGATCTCGGCCGGCAGGCGGTCGAGCAGAACCTGCGGCACAAGACGGTGCTGATCGACATCGCGAACTGA